The nucleotide window ACTGTGCCCTGATTGGTGTCTCTTCTCCGGTACGCTCGAGTCGGCCAATGAGAGAGGGGGCTGGCTGGGGGCGGGGAAAAGAGGGGCTGTAAGCCCCGCCTCCCTTCGGCGAGGCCCCGCCCACAGGGCCACCCACCCGCGTGGGTCCGTGCCCCCCGCGGAGGGCAGCGGGGACGGGCCGGGGGTCCGCGACCGCCCCGGGCGCTGCCGCAGCGGCCACGGCGCCCCCGGGGCAGAGCCGCGCTGTTGCCGCAGGGTCTCCAGCCGTGGCAGGGGGCCGCGGGGGTCTCCACTCCAGCTCGCGTCTGCGGCGCTGCGCCGGCGCTCGACGGGGCAGGAAGGGCGGCCGGATGGGTGCCGGGGACTGATAAAGgctcggggggctgcgggggcaccTCCCGTGTCCGGCATCAACACTCCGAACCTGGctcgctcccccctcccctcaccGTGCCGGGACTGGGGGTCTCCCCCGGGGGTGCCCCTGCCCTCTCACCCGCCTTCCTGCGCCCCCCCAGGTACCCAGGCCCCCGCCAAGAAGCCGCGGAGCCGCAGCATCCTCCAGTCCCTCTTCTGCTGCCTGTGCCGCGATGAGGGGGAGCCCTGTGCCAGCACCACCAGCGCCCCGCTGCTGGTGGAGGAGAACGGGGCCCTGCCCAAGGTACCCCTCCCcgccctccctgcacccccagcctgccaTTAGAATGGGGTCAGCGCTGAGGGGACCGGGGTGCCCATCCCCAGCACTTCCCCTGTGCCAGGATGGGGGGTCTAAATGGGCTCCCCCCAACCCATGCCCCTCCTTTGgatgggcaggaggggagggggtgcCCCTCGCCACCCCGCTGACCCCCATGTTTGCCTGTGCCTCCCACCCCCCTGCCGCAGGCTGCCGTCAAACACCTCCTGCCTGAGATCAAGCCGCAGGATGCCAGCAAGCTGTGCGTGGTCATCGACCTGGACGAGACGCTGGTGCACAGCTCCTTCAAGGTGGGGGACGCCCCGGACcaccctgcccctcctgccccacgcCTGCCCCCCCAAGTGATGCCTAGCACCTAGGCAGCCCTGCTAGGTCAGGTGGGCTGTCCCTGTGAGGGGGCAAGGGGGTGCCTGTGGGCAGAGGGCaggcagcatttgggcagggggTGCCTGCCCGGCGCTGACCCTGCTGTGCCCTCCCCAGCCGGTGAACAACGCCGACTTCATCATTCCCGTGGAAATCGATGGCATCATGCACCAGGTaacagcggggcggggggcagccgcTGGTGGGGGGCAcagctccctctgccccctccttggGGACCGGGAGCCATCCCAGAACTCTGCACCAAGGGATGTTGGGGTGCTAGGGCCGGCCCCCTGAGGGGCCAGGGTATGTGCCCCTGTTCCCAGCGGGGTGGGGAGGTAAGGGGGTTCCCATGCCCTCCTGCAGTGGCCGGCCCCGGGTTCAAGTAATCCAGGATAGGCTGTGGTCTGGGCAGTCAGCCTGTTCTCGGTTACTTGGCTCTGGAGCCGGCCGGATGCTTCGCCCAGGACTTGCCAGCAGGGCTGTGGCCGCCCCCAGCCCACGAGGGGTAGCCCCCGGGCACGGGGCACAGGCATCCCCCCAGCAGGGAGCCactggctgggcttggggacacaGGTGTCCCCCGGGGTGGGcacaggggtgctgggtgggggccGGGCAGCCGGTCCCTGCGGTGCGCTGCCCTCGGCCCCACGCCCGCAGGTGTATGTGCTGAAGCGGCCGCACGTGGACGAGTTCCTGCAGCGCATGGGCGAGCTCTTCGAGTGCGTGCTCTTCACCGCCAGCCTGGCCAAGGTGGGTGCCCCTGCCGCCCCCACCATCACCCTCCCCTCCCAGCTACCCCCCCGCGGTGACACAGCTGCCTTGGCTTGCCCAACCCATGGACATCGCTGGCCCCTTGTCCCCTGCCTACCTGCAGGCAGCGCCAGCGtcgggcagcgctgcctgcctgccccttcAAGGTGCTGCCAGGGAGACTGAGGCATGGGGCGAGATGGCACCGGCGGAGAGCTGGGGTGCCACTGTCACTGTGGGGTGGGCACAGCGTGCCCCAGTGACCCTCCTCCCATGCCCACAGTATGCGGACCCCGTGGCTGACCTGCTGGATAAATGGGGAGCGTTCCGGGCACGGCTTTTCCGGGAATCCTGTGTCTTCCACCGCGGCAACTACGTGAAGGACCTGAGCCGCCTGGGCCGCGACCTGCGCCGCATCATCATTGTGGACAACTCGCCCGCATCCTACATCTTCCACCCCGATAACGCCGTACGTACCCCCGGGGTGAGGCTGGGGGTGGGCCTGGGGTACAGAGGGGAGGTGGTGGGGGCCCCCCCTCAGCCGCTGCCCGCTGCGCTGCCCGCAGGTGCCGGTGGCCTCCTGGTTTGATAACATGGCGGACACGGAGCTGCTGGACCTGCTGCCCTTCTTCGAGAGGCTCAGCAAGGTGGAGGATGTGTACGCAGTGCTCAAGAAGCAGCGGACTAACAGCTAGTggccccaccccaccccaccgggtgctgccggggggggggggcaatgcCGTGGCAGCCCGGTGCCTTATTTTAGGGGGGGTTCCCAGTGTGTCCCCCCTATCGTCCTTCCCAGCCCCGGTGGGCACGggagccctccctgcctgctggtGGTGGGAGATGTGGGTGCCCCCGCCGGGAAGCTGGGTGTCCCCCTTCCTGTGGAgaagggggggctgtgggtgatCCGCTGCCTTGCTGTGCTGGGGACCTGTTgggggggtcccatcctgccccaCTGTCCcattccccccaccctccccccctgcAACCTGCATCCACCCTCCCCAAAACGGTTCTCAGGTCCTTTATCCCTCCGTGTCCTCCCAAGGGGGGAGGAGGggtcagcagctgctgctttccacTGCCTTTGGGGGGGGACTGGCTCCCCCCAGTCAGGCTCTGCCTGCTGGGGAGGCTGACAGTCCTCAGCCCCTATCTACAGGGGAGCCCAAGAAGGGTTAACCCCTTACCACCTCCAAAAAATGGGGAGGGGTCTTATTGGCCTTGGGTCATGGGGTCACCACCGTACCCTTAACTCTGCCCTTGGTGCAGCTGATAacctttggggggggggcacatcccTACCCCGCCTtgtgccttctgctgcccccCACCAAGGGATTATGTTTTGGGGGACAGCCCAGCCTCAGGGCTGAGCCTCTGGCCACAAATGCCCCCGACGTGCCTTGGGACACCATGTCTCTGTGACCCCCACAGCCATGCAAGGGGTGTGCCTGGGGGGGTTCGTAACTCGCCTCCTCCAACCTCAGTTTCTTCCCATGGGAGGGGGGTGTGGTGGCCTCCCCCCTCTCCAGTTACACTGTCAGTGGGAGCCACTCCAGTCACCAACGGGGGGGTCCCCTCCATTGCGGTGGCGGGGGGCATGCATCCCCTCTCCATCCATCTGCAGCTTCACCAAAGGCTGCGGCTCTTAAGGGGGAGGGATCCCCCCCACACCACCCTTAGGGTGCCCCTCCCCAGCCTTACCCCAGTCCCcagctggggcaggggtgggggacACTGCAGGGTCCCCCCTCCCTGTAGCCTGGGGTTACCCTGACCCCCGTGGGGTTGGGCTTGTGCCAGGGTGTCCCCCAGCCTTGAGGGGCTGGGGGCTCTCAGGGAGCATTTGGGGCGGGGGGCTGAGCTCAGCCAGGCCTTTTTAACGTCGCAATATGGACAATGTCTCATAACTTTTTAGGAGGAAAAGCAACGGTTTCCCAAAAAATCATGGGTGCCTTTTTACCgctgtgccagggaaggaggTGGCAgtattggggtggggggggtggggggggcggttTGATGTGGGGGTTTTTAGCTCTCCGGTGCTGTCTGGCCGGCTCCTGCTGGCACTGCCCTTCTCCCAATGCTGGGTGCCAGGGGGAGGCAAGGGTCCCCCCaggcctgcctgcaccctgcctccACCCTGTGCCTcacggcgggggggtgggatgggcgATGCTGTGGCACACCCACCCCCCCGGacccctgcctgccccgggcctgatcctgcccttcCAGGAGGATTGAACTCAGCACTTTATATTAGACAAGTCAGACGGCACCAGCGCAGCCTGCTGCCCAGCAAGCACCCGTGTGTGCTCCAGCACCTGAGGAGCACAGCCCCTGCGCTGGGCACCCttggggggtccggggggggctggaggcagcattggggggggggctggggagggctgggggaccAGATCCAAGTGCCTTCATGTGATTAAAGCTGTCAAACCATCTTGGAAAGAGGAGtcctgtgtgtgtgagtgtgtgtgggCATGGGTATGTGCCACATGCATGTTCCTAGTGGGGGGGCAGAGAGCCTCTGGgatcccccaaatccccctgagAAGGGGGGGTGCTGCAGGTCAGTGCTGGGGGGGCACCCTCGGGCTGCAGGGTTGGAGGGTTACCCCTGGCCTGGTGCTAAGGTGGCACCCTCATGCTCCGGGGAAGCCCCCCCCTCTGCTGCCCTGGCACCCCTATCctaaccccttctggaaaaacCACCCTGATGCCACGGGGATGGTATCCTGACCCTTAACAAGGGGGAAGCTGAATTTACCATGTGGGCTGTGCCCCCGGCTTtggggcttggggaggggggcgggTTACAAGTACACTCTTCCTCACTTGCCTCCAAATAGGGTGTCAGACTCTCCCTGCATagactggggggggggtcactggggagACTTGTGAccccctcccctgggcagcctgctgcCAACATGCAGacagtggggtgctgggggggatgtCTCTTAGTCTCTTAGCtgcccccctccctgtgccctcaTTGGCCCTGTGCCTCTCCTCATTAATGAAGTCTCTGTCCTCCCTGATGACTGCACTAATTACTGAGTTCATTAGTGGCCCAGTGTGTCTAGCTGGGAGGCCCAGGGAGGGGACAAGCCCTCTGGggccggcgtggggtcccccacccACCCCTGTGCCACACCAACGGATTCAGCCCTGGGACGCAGCCACCGAGCAGAGAGCAGCCATCCGGGTGTCACACCCCACCCAAAACTCAGCCCCACAACCCTGCTGGGGGCTCTGCACCCAGGTAAGGGTCCCATGGGGGACAcgtgtggggtgcagggggtgggaACTGGGTGGCATGGTTGGGAGGTCTTGGGGGTTTTGGAGGCCAGGGTAGTGGAGGGCAACAGCAGAGCCCATCCCTATGGCATAAGGGCACCCTCTTGTTTGTGGCTGACACCCCCCTGGCCTGGTTCAGCCTATTGCCATCATTTTGGGGGTccttggggtggggggtaggCAGGATTTGGGGATCATGGCAGCCCAGGCCTTGTGCCAGGGTGATGGCTGGGGTGTGGGATGCCCACAGCGCTCATGGCCAGGGCTGTTGGCTCAGCAGGGTGAGTGAGATAAGGCTGCCGCAAtcctgcagggctggggaagagatAAGAGCAAGACAAGGAGCCTGGGGGCTTTCCTGATGCTGCAAACCTCCCCCCTCCCAGCTTTATGTACTCCTGGTCGTTCCCCAAAACCCCCTTCAGGGCTGGGAGCTACTGGGCAGGACTCTAGTCCCTTCTCCTCTCTGTCAACACCAAGGGCATCATCACGTACCACCCCTTGGGGCTGGGCTTTGGGGGTACAGGACAGGGCATAGGGCTTATAGGGACAGGGAATAGGGTGCTCCATGtctgggagggtttgggggttttgggggctggGGAATGGAGGGCAGTGTCAGAGCCCTTCCCCATGGCATCAAGACACGTCCGTGTTTGTGGCTGCCGCCCCCCTGGTCTGGTTCAGCCCATTGCTATCACTTTGGGGAACCTTTTAGTGGGGGACAGGCATCAAAAGCCCCATCACCATGGGCTCAGTGCCAAGGGCCAAGACAGGAGCAGGCCCAGGAAGGGCAGCAGGAACCACCCTGGGCACAGCAAGCCCCTGGGCAATGTGCCCAGGGTTGCCCTGTGCTGCAATAGCATCTAGGGGGGCAATCGCCCCATGAGTAACGGGGCGCTTCAGGTGCCGTGAAGCCTTGGAGGGCCGTGGGGACCTTGACTCCCACTGTTCCTGCCCTTATATGGTGAACGTAGGCTGGGACAGGAAGGGACAAAGGTCTCCTGGGTGCTGGCACCTGAGCACTTTGCCTAGGTACGCTcacctgtgcccagctctgcagggaaggtgaggggctggggtggggggaccaGAGGGTGGGCATGGGGGTCAGCACATCCCACAGCCACCGCCACTCCTGACACCACGGTGGCCTGGGGATGGGGCTTGGGGACCCACATGTGCCCCATCTCGCGGCTGCATTGGGGGGATGTCACCCCCTGGATCTGAGGGACGGGCTGTGGGTGCTTTCAGGGCAGTGCAGTGGGACCAGGTGGGGtttggtggggctgggggagcacagACCTCTCTGTTGGGCACCActggctctccctgccagccccctgccAGGGCGCACAGGGGGGCTCTGCCCAAGGCCAGCTCCCTGACCTCCTTGCCTGCTTACTAGCGAGCACGGCCAGCCTGGCAGAGATGGCTGTGGGCAACCTCGGCAGCACCGGGGCTGAGCCCTGGCACACTTGGCATCTCTGTGGGGCCAGGCTGTGCCCTCGCTGGGGAGCATGGATCTGGCGCTGGGGTTGGGAGTGGGGGGAGCTGAAGAGGGCTGAGTGGgcttgcacacgtgtgtgtggggggtgtgtgtgtgtgagtgtgtgcgcgtgtgcatgtgtgtctgtgcaaGACTACCAGCTGTGGCCATGCCACACTGTGCCGAGCCATGTCGGGACCAGGCTGAGCAGGGCTGGTTCCTGCTGGTGTCACCCAGCTGTGGCTGTGGCACTGGGGACGCCCTGTATGGCCCTGCCCCGTGACTGGGCACAGGGCAAGGGCACTGGGGCACCCAGGGGACCCCGCTCCTGCCCACCATGGACCCTGGCATGGAGATGTGGCAGCCCCCATTAGCTGTGGTGCCAGCCAGGCTGAGGGGGACAGCAGCCCCGCTTGTGTGTCTGCAGCCATGGTGCCCCTCTTAGCCCGTGCAGCTCCGGATGGGGCGTTTGTGGCCTGGCTGGCTGCAGACAGGGCAGGGTGGCAGATGGCAAGGTTGGCTGGCTCCATCCCAGCTCTTAATGACAGTGCCTGCCATTAACGAGGGTGTTGCCGATGCCCCAGCAGGTCCCCTTACCTGCAGCACCCGTCACCATGGTGGAGCTCAGCACCAAAGTCAGCAGGACGCTCAACAAGACCACACCGGGCCTCCAGATATGGCGAATTGAGGTGGGGACAGCAGCACAGACTGGGCACCCCCATGACCCGAGCACCCATCACTGGGCTGtttggggggctgtgggagggaagATCCCCCCTTTGTGTTCTCAGTGCGTGGGTTTGGGGGTCTCAGTGCGGCACACAAGGTCAAACCTGTCCAGgttttggggctgggggcagtggggtgTGTgaagctggggtgggggggtccccgccaGGGCTGATGTCTCCCTTCCTTCTGCAGAACATGGAGATGGTGCCAGTGCCCACCAAAAGCTATGGCAACTTCTACGAGGGGGACTGCTACATCCTGCTGTCGGTAGGGCAGTCTGGAGTCTCATGGGAgatgggctctgctcttgggggggggggggggggggtgtagggaGGGATGTCCCTGGCCAGAGTGGCCTGGGGACACAGGGTCTTTTCTAGTGGGGACCGGTGTCCTGCAGACACGCAAGACTGGGAGCAACTTCAGCTACAACATCCACTACTGGCTGGGCAAGGAGTCAAGCCAAGACGAGCAGGGGGCAGCCGCCATCTACACCACCCAGATAGATGACCACCTGGGCACAGTGGCCGTGCAGCACCGCGAGGTCCAGGGCCACGAGAGTGACACCTTCCGTGCCTACTTCAAGCAGGGACTCATGTACGTCGGTCACCTCTGGGGACCCACTCCCACAGTGGGTGATGGTGGGCAGGGGTTCTCTGCTCCCATGAGGACTTCcccagtggggatggggacagccctGTCCTggtgggctgggggaggcaggaggatgaTCTGGAGCTGGTCTTGCTCCATCCATCACCCAcatgggtgggtgggtgtccccAAACACCGCCCTGCACAGAGGTGGGAGGGGGACCCTGCTGGAGCAAGAAAGGGGTGTCCAGGGCTGACACGATGTCTGTTCCCCTGCAGCTATAAGAAGGGTGGGGTGGCCTCGGGCATGAAGCATGTGGAGACAAACACCTACAATGTCCGGCGCCTGCTGCATGTGAAGGGCAAGAAGAATGTGGCAGCAGGAGAGGTGAGTGGAGGGTTCCCAGCCACCAAACTCTACACAGAGATACTGTTTGGGGTCAGGATCAGGCCAGAGCCCCTCCCAGACACAGCTGCTCTCAAGCAGGGGACAGAGCATGTGGGGAGTCACGCCGCCTTGCCTCAAGAGCAACCTCACCCCAAAAACCCCCTCTTGGGGTATGGAGGAGGAATTTACAGGCTGGAGGCATCAGCACTGAGCCAGGTCGGGTGGGGGCTGTCCCAGGGGGACACAGGCATCCTGCTGCTtgacccccacccaccccccaatcCCATCCCTCTTGCAGGTGGAGATGAGCTGGAAAAGCTTCAACCGGGGGGATGTGTTCCTGCTGGACCTGGGCCAGCTCATCATCCAGTGGAATGGCCCCGAGAGCAACCGGAACGAGAGGCTGAAGGTGCAGCTGGAGGGTCCCAGAGTTCCCCCCTGGAGGAAGGGGGTGACTGGCCACCCTCTCCCCCAATCCGGGCTGACCCCTTCTCCCCTGGGTGCAGGCGATGACCCTGGCCAAGGACATCCGGGACCGGGAGCGCGGGGGCCGTGCCAAAGTGGGCGTAGTGGATGGTGAGGATGAGGGCGCCTCGCCGGAACTCATGCAGGTCCTCACAGACGTGCTGGGCGAGAAGAGGGACATCAAGGCAGCCACCCCTGATGAAAAAGTGGACCAGAAACTCAAGTCCTCCCTCAAGCTCTACCAGTGAGTTGCCAGGGGTGGGTCGCCTGCAGGGGCTTCTCGCAGGTTGCCAGAGGGACCCAGAACCCATCTCTTCCATGTCCCATAACTTCCATCCCCATGGACAGTCACCAAAAGGGGTCAAGGCCAcaacaggggtggggacaggatGGTGGTGGATCAAGGGGAGTCCCTGGTAACAACAGAGTGATGCTCCTGCAAGCATGACCTTTGGATACAGTGGCAACGTCCTTGGGTGGCCCCATCACATCTGACATCTCTTTGTCCCTCCTTGTGGCCACGAGTGAGCTGCGTGGCAGGGCAAGCTGAAAATCAGGTTGCTACCATGGCAGGGCAAGAGGGTCCCTGGGTACCAGCAGTGCCACAatcagggtggggaaggggatgggaagAAGACATGCCCACCCAACCCTGCCACCCCAAGGTGGAGATGGGGACGGGGTTTTCCAGCCCTGTTTCTaacccctcctcctctctttccccCTGCCAGCGTCTCCAACGCCAGTGGGAACCTGGTCATACGGGAGGTGGCAATTCGACCCCTGACTCAAGACATGCTCCTGCATGAGGTGTGTCACCCATGGGATGCTTGGGGGTGCCCAGTTTCATCTGGGGGTGCCCAAAGTCCTAATTGCTACTGTTGTCTCCACTTCAAGGACTGCTACATCCTTGATCAAGGAGGTCTCAAGATCTTTGTGTGGAAGGGCAAGAACGCCAAcaaggaggaaaagcagcaggCGATGAGCAGGGCGctggtgggtgctgtgctgggttAGGGGTTGGTTATGGGGTGGCctggcagctccccagggtgcTGGGAACTCTATGCCCATGTTCTGGCTCCAAATCCCCCCAGGGCTTCATCAAAGCTAAGAACTACCCAGCCAGCACCAGCGTGGAGACAGAGAATGATGGGTCTGAGTCGACCATCTTCAGGCAGCTCTTCCAAAAATGGACTGTCCCCAACCAGACCACTGGGCTGGGCAAGACCCACACTGTGGGTAAAGTGGGTGAGTGTCCTCTTCCAACACTGCAGGACTCCTTGGATTGggatggggggctgtggggacccccATGGCCAGCAGAACGTGGCTCAGCCCTCTGCCCTTCCCCGCAGCCAAGGTGGAACAGGTGAAGTTTGATGCCACCACGCTGCATGCCAAGCCCCAGATGGCTGCCCAGCAGAAGATGGTGGATGACGGATCTGGGGAGGTGGAGGTAGGGGGGCTGGGGCAGAATATGGGATCCTCTCAGAGCATGCCCTGTGCTGTACTGGGGTATGCCATGGggtccaggggctgcagggcagggggatgAACCAGCCCTGGCAGTGGCATGTCCCCATCCTACCAGGTCTGGCGTGTGGAGAACCAGGAGCTGGTGCCTGTGGAAAAGAGGTGGCTGGGCCATTTCTATGGTGGGGACTGCTACCTGGTGCTCTACACCTATTTTGTGGGGCCCAAGGTGAACCGCATCATCTACCTCTGGCAGGTGAGGTGAGACCCCCAGGGTGGGGGACAGGGGCATCTCCATGGACTGGGGGTGTTCTGCCCCTAGACATGAAGGTTCCCTCTTCCCAAGAGGAAAAAgggggctgtggtgggtgctAAGCCCCACTCTGCTGTGCCCAGGGCCGCCACGCCAGCACAGATGAGCTGGCTGCCTCTGCCTACCAAACCGTCATCTTGGACCAGAAGTACAACAACGAACCTGTGCAGATCCGCGTCACCATGGGCAAGGAGCCGGCCCACCTGATGGCCATCTTCAAGGGCAAGATGGTGGTGTATGCGGTGAGTGTGGGGCTGCCAGGAGGTGAGGAACAGGCaggtgggtgaggctgcagcACCTGTGGTGACCTTCTGTCCCTGTATCCCCAGGGTGGCACCTCGCGGGAGGGCAGCAAGGAGCCCACACCCTCCACCCGCCTCTTCCATGTGCATGGCACCAATGAGTACAACACCAAGGCCTTCGAGGTGCCCGTCCGTGCCTCCTCCCTCAACTCCAATGATGTCTTCGTGCTCAAGACCCCCAGCTGCTGCTACCTCTGGTATGGGAAGGTGGGTACCGCCAGGCACCAGGGTGGGTGCTGCCACCTCCAAGAGAGATGTCcccatctcctcttcctcctccttgacCGGGGCTGGTGATGGAGCAGCTGTGCTTGCTTGGCAGGGCTGCAGTGGGGATGAGCGTGAGATGGGCAAGACAGTGGCTGACATCATCTCCAAGACAGAGAAGCCAGTGATCGCAGAGGGACAGGAGCCACCTGAGTTCTGGCTGGCTCTGGGGGGCAAGTCCCAGTATGCCAACAGTAGGAGGTaccagccctgtgcccaggggTCCCTTGTCCCTACCTATTTTCAGGGATAAGATGGGCCACGAGTCCCCAAGAAAGGTGAGGCCTATTCCCAGCATCATTGCCGTGTTGCTCCGCACCAGGTTGCAGGAGGAGAACCCCTCAGTGTCTCCCCGACTCTTTGAGTGCTCCAACAAGACAGGCACCTTCTTGGCTACGGAGATTGTAGACTTCACCCAGGATGACCTGGAGGAGGATGACGTTTACCTGCTGGACACCTGGGACCAGGTGAGCtggtgggcacagggcagagggacaCATCTGATCCCACAAGTTGATGTCCCTGGGATGGGTGGAGGACCTGCAGCAGCCAGAGGTGGTGGGATGGGAGGCTGGAAACCCACACGTCCCTGGTCCCatgctgtttttttccagctccCTTGCTCCAGGCATGGCTGAGGTTGGACTCCTGGTGCCCTTCCCCATGGACAGACCCTGTGTTGCCCCAGCCATGGGGGTCCCTGTCTCCCCCCAGTGGTGCAAATGGTGACCTTGTTGCAGGTTTTCTTTTGGATTGGGAAAGGCGCCAATGAGTCGGAGAAGGAGGCGGCGGCAGTGATGGCACAGGAGTATCTGCGGAGCCACCCCAGCGGCCGTGACCTTGACACCCCCATCATCGTGGTGAAGCAGGGCCACGAGCCCCCCACCTTCACTGGCTGGTTCCTGGCCTGGGACCCTCTCAACTGGGCTGTGAGTCATGGAGGGGGCTGGAAAGACCAGGGGGGCCCTGCACAGATGGGACCAGATGTGGATCTGGCCCCAGCCAGCATCTccgggtgcaggcaggggtttGCCTGAACCCTGCCCGTGCCGAGGGGCTGAGTGCTTTTGTCCCCTTCCCAGGATAAGAAATCGTATGAGGCGCTGAGAGCCGAGCTGGGGGATGATAAGAGCCTCGGGCAGCTCACCTCAGTAAgtggcacagggcgagggggcaGCCAGGGTGAGCACAGAAAGCCCCTCTGTCCCCTGGGCAGGTGGCACAAGGAGCTGCAAGGACACACCCTCTGGTGTGGGGACACCTGGAGCCAGCCTGGTGcctccacccctggggcagcccccatgtcaccccGTCGCCCCCATCCAGGTGCTCACAGCCAAGCAAGAggtcttcaccaccaccaccaccctcctcccCGACAAACTGGAGACCTTCCCCCTGAACGTGCTGGTGAACACCTCGGCCGAGGACCTGCCGCAGGGTGTGGACCCCAGCAGGAAGGAGGTGAGACGAGGCTGGGGAGCTGCTAGGGAGGACTGGGGGAAGCCCCCCAGCTTCAGCTcagcctcctctctcctcctgcagTACCACCTCTCCGACCAGGACTTCCAGGCTGTCTTTGGCATGAACCGCTCCGCCTTCGGCAACCTGCCACTGTGGAAACAACAGAAACTCAAGAAGGACAAAGGACTCTTCTAGGGCAGAAGCCTGTGCCCAGCGACACCCCCagctcattatttttattaaataaaatatgtttggAGAGTGGGGCTGTGTCTTCCCCCCGACCCCAGGGCTCAGCCCAGGTATGGGGCTTATTTCACAGAGATGGTGTGCAGGGGAACACAGGTCTTGCCTGGGCACTGAGGCAGCAAGGACCCtcagctccttctcctcctcctccttcaccccCACTGTGCTCAGGGGTGATGCAGAAGCTGCCCACCCCTTGGGCACCCCTGGTGAGCCAGGGctctcccatcccaccccagcagctgcagctcaggGCTAAAGGTCTGGTATAC belongs to Athene noctua chromosome 7, bAthNoc1.hap1.1, whole genome shotgun sequence and includes:
- the CTDSP1 gene encoding carboxy-terminal domain RNA polymerase II polypeptide A small phosphatase 1 isoform X3; protein product: MEHQSIIAQVSREEGSAPLQEKGAPPGTQAPAKKPRSRSILQSLFCCLCRDEGEPCASTTSAPLLVEENGALPKAAVKHLLPEIKPQDASKLCVVIDLDETLVHSSFKPVNNADFIIPVEIDGIMHQVYVLKRPHVDEFLQRMGELFECVLFTASLAKYADPVADLLDKWGAFRARLFRESCVFHRGNYVKDLSRLGRDLRRIIIVDNSPASYIFHPDNAVPVASWFDNMADTELLDLLPFFERLSKVEDVYAVLKKQRTNS
- the CTDSP1 gene encoding carboxy-terminal domain RNA polymerase II polypeptide A small phosphatase 1 isoform X2; the encoded protein is MEHQSIIAQVSREEGSAPLQEKGTQAPAKKPRSRSILQSLFCCLCRDEGEPCASTTSAPLLVEENGALPKAAVKHLLPEIKPQDASKLCVVIDLDETLVHSSFKPVNNADFIIPVEIDGIMHQVYVLKRPHVDEFLQRMGELFECVLFTASLAKYADPVADLLDKWGAFRARLFRESCVFHRGNYVKDLSRLGRDLRRIIIVDNSPASYIFHPDNAVPVASWFDNMADTELLDLLPFFERLSKVEDVYAVLKKQRTNS
- the CTDSP1 gene encoding carboxy-terminal domain RNA polymerase II polypeptide A small phosphatase 1 isoform X5, which codes for MEHQSIIAQVSREEGSAPLQEKGTQAPAKKPRSRSILQSLFCCLCRDEGEPCASTTSAPLLVEENGALPKPVNNADFIIPVEIDGIMHQVYVLKRPHVDEFLQRMGELFECVLFTASLAKYADPVADLLDKWGAFRARLFRESCVFHRGNYVKDLSRLGRDLRRIIIVDNSPASYIFHPDNAVPVASWFDNMADTELLDLLPFFERLSKVEDVYAVLKKQRTNS
- the CTDSP1 gene encoding carboxy-terminal domain RNA polymerase II polypeptide A small phosphatase 1 isoform X1, giving the protein MEHQSIIAQVSREEGSAPLQEKGTQAPAKKPRSRSILQSLFCCLCRDEGEPCASTTSAPLLVEENGALPKAAVKHLLPEIKPQDASKLCVVIDLDETLVHSSFKPVNNADFIIPVEIDGIMHQVPSAPRPQVYVLKRPHVDEFLQRMGELFECVLFTASLAKYADPVADLLDKWGAFRARLFRESCVFHRGNYVKDLSRLGRDLRRIIIVDNSPASYIFHPDNAVPVASWFDNMADTELLDLLPFFERLSKVEDVYAVLKKQRTNS
- the VIL1 gene encoding villin-1, producing MVELSTKVSRTLNKTTPGLQIWRIENMEMVPVPTKSYGNFYEGDCYILLSTRKTGSNFSYNIHYWLGKESSQDEQGAAAIYTTQIDDHLGTVAVQHREVQGHESDTFRAYFKQGLIYKKGGVASGMKHVETNTYNVRRLLHVKGKKNVAAGEVEMSWKSFNRGDVFLLDLGQLIIQWNGPESNRNERLKAMTLAKDIRDRERGGRAKVGVVDGEDEGASPELMQVLTDVLGEKRDIKAATPDEKVDQKLKSSLKLYHVSNASGNLVIREVAIRPLTQDMLLHEDCYILDQGGLKIFVWKGKNANKEEKQQAMSRALGFIKAKNYPASTSVETENDGSESTIFRQLFQKWTVPNQTTGLGKTHTVGKVAKVEQVKFDATTLHAKPQMAAQQKMVDDGSGEVEVWRVENQELVPVEKRWLGHFYGGDCYLVLYTYFVGPKVNRIIYLWQGRHASTDELAASAYQTVILDQKYNNEPVQIRVTMGKEPAHLMAIFKGKMVVYAGGTSREGSKEPTPSTRLFHVHGTNEYNTKAFEVPVRASSLNSNDVFVLKTPSCCYLWYGKGCSGDEREMGKTVADIISKTEKPVIAEGQEPPEFWLALGGKSQYANSRRLQEENPSVSPRLFECSNKTGTFLATEIVDFTQDDLEEDDVYLLDTWDQVFFWIGKGANESEKEAAAVMAQEYLRSHPSGRDLDTPIIVVKQGHEPPTFTGWFLAWDPLNWADKKSYEALRAELGDDKSLGQLTSVLTAKQEVFTTTTTLLPDKLETFPLNVLVNTSAEDLPQGVDPSRKEYHLSDQDFQAVFGMNRSAFGNLPLWKQQKLKKDKGLF
- the CTDSP1 gene encoding carboxy-terminal domain RNA polymerase II polypeptide A small phosphatase 1 isoform X4; this translates as MEHQSIIAQVSREEGSAPLQEKGTQAPAKKPRSRSILQSLFCCLCRDEGEPCASTTSAPLLVEENGALPKAAVKHLLPEIKPQDASKLCVVIDLDETLVHSSFKVYVLKRPHVDEFLQRMGELFECVLFTASLAKYADPVADLLDKWGAFRARLFRESCVFHRGNYVKDLSRLGRDLRRIIIVDNSPASYIFHPDNAVPVASWFDNMADTELLDLLPFFERLSKVEDVYAVLKKQRTNS